In a single window of the Rattus norvegicus strain BN/NHsdMcwi chromosome 6, GRCr8, whole genome shotgun sequence genome:
- the LOC102547663 gene encoding transcription factor BTF3-like, translating to MNQEKLAKLQAQVLIGGTGTAPRKKVVHRAAMADDKRLRFSLQKLGVNSISGIEEVNVFTNRGTVTHFNNPKVQASLAANTFPITGHVETKQLTEMLPSILNQLGADSLTSLRKPAEALARQSVDGKAPLAIGEEEEDEVPDLVENFDEASKNEAN from the coding sequence ATGAACCAGGAAAAACTCGCCAAACTGCAGGCACAAGTGCTCATtggtgggacaggaactgctcctAGAAAGAAGGTGGTTCACAGAGCAGCCATGGCAGACGATAAAAGACTGCGGTTCTCCTTACAGAAGTTGGGGGTAAACAGTATCTCTGGTATTGAAGAGGTGAATGTGTTTACAAACCGAGGAACAGTGACCCACTTTAACAACCCTAAAGTCCAGGCGTCTCTGGCGGCAAACACCTTCCCCATTACAGGCCACGTCGAGACAAAGCAGCTGACAGAAATGCTTCCCAGCATCCTCAACCAGCTTGGCGCAGACAGTCTGACCAGTTTGAGGAAACCGGCTGAAGCTCTGGCCAGACAATCTGTGGATGGAAAAGCACCACTTGCtattggagaggaggaggaggatgaagttCCAGATCTGGTGGAGAATTTTGATGAAGCTTCTAAGAACGAGGCAAACTGA